In Candidatus Cohnella colombiensis, one DNA window encodes the following:
- a CDS encoding type II toxin-antitoxin system RelE/ParE family toxin, translating into MVELIWSPRALKDMELIFEYIKQDSTEMARVFVNDLIQTATAIPEFPYSGRLVSEFNRDNIREKIYQSYRIIYRIRGQEVELITFLHQSRRLIRKELK; encoded by the coding sequence ATGGTTGAATTAATTTGGTCTCCAAGAGCGCTTAAAGATATGGAATTGATATTTGAATATATTAAACAAGATTCAACAGAAATGGCAAGAGTATTCGTAAATGATTTAATACAAACAGCAACAGCGATTCCAGAATTTCCGTATTCAGGTAGACTTGTTTCTGAATTCAATAGAGACAATATAAGGGAAAAGATATATCAGAGTTATCGAATCATTTATAGAATTAGAGGGCAAGAAGTAGAACTTATTACATTTTTACATCAATCCAGAAGATTAAT
- a CDS encoding GNAT family N-acetyltransferase, with protein sequence MITIRFVSRDDVKDIQSIAHETWMSTYEHIYSLNYINNFIEKAYSREDLNRTIERDIQRSKRNFLIAEYNKETVGYAQIIQINDNEYELLRIYVRPKYQKLGIGKAFIEEFIKDLKPFNKLIAWVEKENDIGRFFYNKCGFKEVEELIEITEGHSTTLIKYELELIIEL encoded by the coding sequence ATGATAACAATTAGATTTGTTTCAAGGGATGATGTAAAAGACATACAGTCAATAGCGCATGAAACATGGATGTCTACATACGAGCACATTTATTCGTTGAATTACATTAATAACTTTATAGAGAAAGCTTACTCAAGGGAAGATCTAAATCGAACTATAGAACGAGATATCCAAAGATCGAAGCGGAATTTTTTGATAGCTGAATATAATAAGGAAACTGTTGGATATGCTCAAATCATTCAAATTAATGATAATGAATATGAACTTTTAAGAATATATGTAAGGCCAAAATATCAAAAGTTGGGAATTGGAAAAGCCTTCATTGAAGAGTTTATTAAAGACTTAAAGCCCTTTAATAAACTAATTGCTTGGGTAGAAAAAGAGAATGATATTGGGAGATTCTTTTATAATAAGTGCGGATTTAAAGAAGTAGAAGAATTGATTGAAATCACTGAAGGGCATAGTACTACACTGATTAAATATGAATTGGAATTAATTATTGAATTGTGA